In Paenibacillus dendritiformis, the DNA window CACACGGGAATTGCTGTATTTTTGCAGTAATCGTATTTTCGCAGCCTCGTGTCCATGAAATTGCTGCATTCTTGCAGTATTGGTAGAGCAGATGATAGGGATAAAAACGTAAAGAACTCCCGCGATTGCCGTATTTCGCGGGAGTTTGTCTTCAATCTGAATTTTGCCATTTTCAGATTTTTGAATCCGGATACGATTTGGTGTACGCTTTGCCGCCGTTGGATAGATCCGTTTTCCAGGAAGCGCGGACCCCCGCCCATTTCATCCCTAGCCAGGAGGCCGTAACGGCCAATATCGTACCCGCGATCATATCGGTCAGCCAATGAATGCCGAGATAGAAGATCGAGAAGATGACGATGAGGGCGCTTATCGAAGTGAAAATCGCCCAACGGCGGTTGCCGGATTGCGACGCGAGCAGCGCGACCGTCACCGATATCGACGTGTGCAAGCTCGGGAAGCAGTTGTCCAGTCCGGATAATTGCCGATAGTTCTCTTCGAAGGACGGGAACACGTCCAGCATGCGGAACTCTACGGCGGCCGGCGGATAGGACCACACTTCGTTCACCGGGAAGAAGAGGTAGAACGGGATGGCCACCGCGTAATTGATGATGACCGCATAGCAGACCGCACGCGCCATGCGAAGATTATCCTTCGCGATATAGATTGCGATCGATCCGACTATGAGCGACTGGAAGACCACAATATAAAAGAAAGCGACGCCCTGGGTAAGCAGCGGATGATGGAACAGCTTCTGAATGCTGTGCACGAATTGGCCTTCCAGCTGATGAATATGGGAGGTAAAGTCCCAATTGACGGCCAGCGCTTTTTCGATGGTCAGCTCAAAATTGTTCACGAGCAAGATAAGGATGAGACCAATAAAAGCGAACAGGAAAGAGCGGGAATGCCGCAAAGCCTTATAAAATGCAGCGACGACAGCCAGCGGCTGCTTGCCGGATCCGAACCATAGCAGCAGGATAACGACCGCGATAGTCCATAAGGTGACCGTCTGCATGGAGTGAAATAATACCACAACTATCCCCCTATATAATTCCGGTAAACGGTTATTTAATTCATCTAGTATACCATAAAGAGAAGGGGGAACATATGCACCCAAGCGACCATTTCTTGCTGCCGGTTCGGGGGCTTATTTGTTGCGGCTCATGTTCACGCCGAAGATGCCGCCGAGCGCGCCGCAGGCGCATGCCGCGGCAACGAGAATCAGCTTCTGCAAGGTAATGCCGGCATCCATGGCGAGAAACCCGATAACGAGCACAAGCATAGCGTAGCAGAAACCGGTCAGACCTCCATAATACCAGCCCTTGCGACCGCTGCGCCGCCCTGCCGTCCAGCCTCCGATAAAAAGTGCGATGATATGGACAAGATAAATATAGCCGAGTGTCTTGTCCTCGGTGGCGGAGCTGGAATAGAGCAGCACGGATAAGGCCAGGGCGCCCATGGCCATCCAAATAAATGAATTGACGATACCGGCCAAAATGGGGTGATTCGGCTTCCATTGAGATACACGCTGCAATGCATTCATGATTGGAATTCTCCTTTCGGCTTGAATTATCATTCCCGGGCGGGATGGACAAATATATGCGTAGTACAGATCGTATGGGCAAGCAGATAGAAATAGTACAAGGCATAGACGAAAAATAGTGAACGGCGTTATAATGTGTGAGCAAAAATATCGAATCCGCCGTGCAATGTCCGGATCCGAATGGAAGTTACTGCAGGAAGGGATGGAACGACATGGAACATGATGCCTCGACATGGCAGGTCACGATTGCTGTAATCGTATTTTTGGTGACCTATGCCATCATCATTTCAGAGAAAATTAACCGGGCCATTATCGCCCTGCTGGGAGCAGCGGCGATGCTTGTGCTGCAAATCGTAGATGTGCACCGCGCATTCACCGAGCATATCGAATGGAACACGATTTTCCTGCTTGTGGGAATGATGATACTGGTCGGAATTACGAACAAGAGCGGCATCTTTCAATATGCAGCCGTGAAGGCGGCGCAGCGAACACAAGGCAGGCCTATCCGGATTATGGTGATTTTGGCGGCTTTAACCGCGGTCGGATCCGCTT includes these proteins:
- a CDS encoding TIGR04086 family membrane protein yields the protein MNALQRVSQWKPNHPILAGIVNSFIWMAMGALALSVLLYSSSATEDKTLGYIYLVHIIALFIGGWTAGRRSGRKGWYYGGLTGFCYAMLVLVIGFLAMDAGITLQKLILVAAACACGALGGIFGVNMSRNK
- a CDS encoding phosphatase PAP2 family protein, whose product is MVLFHSMQTVTLWTIAVVILLLWFGSGKQPLAVVAAFYKALRHSRSFLFAFIGLILILLVNNFELTIEKALAVNWDFTSHIHQLEGQFVHSIQKLFHHPLLTQGVAFFYIVVFQSLIVGSIAIYIAKDNLRMARAVCYAVIINYAVAIPFYLFFPVNEVWSYPPAAVEFRMLDVFPSFEENYRQLSGLDNCFPSLHTSISVTVALLASQSGNRRWAIFTSISALIVIFSIFYLGIHWLTDMIAGTILAVTASWLGMKWAGVRASWKTDLSNGGKAYTKSYPDSKI